The stretch of DNA AACCCTTGGGCTTTCTTCTTGCCACCGGTCTTGCGACATCCTTGCGATTGGCGCGACGGCCGGAGGGTGTGACCTGGATCATGGTCGCCACAATCGGCCTTTTGGCAGGTATCGGATTTACCATTTCGCTGTTTATTGCGGATCTGGCTTTTGATGGGAGCGATCTATCACATCAGGCGTCGATCGGAGTGATCGGCGCATCTGTACTGGCCGGATTACTGGGCTTGGTAGCACTTCATTTTGTCTCTCGGCGCGAAAGCTGAAAAAAGCCGATGGATGTTCGCTTGGTACGACGCATCCCTGTTTCGCTCCTGCAATGGACAAGGGATGTCATAGCCTTGCAAACAGGGCTCAGGCTGCTACGCGCCCAGGGCCTTGACGCTTTGCGGTGTACAGCGCCGCGTCCGCACGGCAGATCGTTGCGGATAATCCGAGATTTTCTGGCAGGCTGAAGGCAGTACCCATGCTTACAGTCCATGGAGATGCACGGGGAAGGGTTCGGATACCATCCTCAAGGGTCTGCGAAACGATCCGTGCACCATGTTCGTCGCCGTCGGGAAGGAGAATCAGAAACTCGTCGCCTCCAAGACGGATCACTTCGCCATTATGGGGCCCGGCCGCTGCCATCGCCAGCATGGCGAGTTGTTCCAGAGCGACATCGCCAGCCGCATGGCCGAAGCTGTCGTTCAATGGCTTGAAGTTATCGATGTCGAGCGCGATGACGGCCCAAATTCCTTTGCCGTGCTTTCGTGCAGCGATTTCAGCAAGGCCGGCGCGGTTCCAGCACTTGGTCAAGGGGTCACGCAGGGCAGCCTCGCGAAGTCGGACGTGGGCCTGCTCATTGGGCACTGCAAGAAGCCCCAGGTTAAGCACGCCCAGCAACAACTGGTCGGAAACCATCGCGACCAGGGCGAGCCCACTTGCTCCGGACGACCACCCAAGCTCGGCAGCGATCGCCAGTAAATAGCCAGGAATATAGGCCAGCATGGCGCACCCTGCGATCGCGCCCGCCCGGGATGCGCTACGCTTGCCAGAGCGGATACATGCACCTCCGGTGACGGCCATGGACACGATCAGGCCTGACGCATGTGAAATCGGAATGAGCGAGACGGGCAATACAGGCCAAATCCTGCATGCCAGTACTGGAATGGCGAAGAATGCCATCGTCGCACCTGCGAGGCCAATCATCCACGGCGCAAATGCCGGGCGTCGTTCGATGCGGCGGAGCCCGGACACTGCCAGGATATTCACGACGGACAGCATGCCGTACAGCATCATCCCAACGGCAAGCGGAGCCCTTGGAAAAACTTCAAAGCCGATGAGGTCCAAGGCATAAAGAAGCGAGCTCGCGGCCCAGTATAGCAGATGATCGTCCCTTCGCCGGCCGCGCCAGAGCGTCGCGAAAACCAGGCCAAATGCAGCGCTGGCCAATGTGCTGCTGAGGCGCAGCGTGAAGAGATCGAGTTCGGGGTGCATAACAGGTCATCTGCTCATAGATGACCAAACTTAAGAAATCCTGCTCCCCGTCTATCTGGCGGCCTATTTCCGCAGCAGCCATTACCTGCAGGTCCATGACGATATGGCCCATTCTTATGTAGATGGCTATATGCTCACCTTTCTGCCTGAGTGCTGCAGCGAAAAGAGTGTGGCTTGATGGAAAGGCGCACCCCGAGCGAGACCCCGCTCGAGGTGCCCAATCGTGTAGAAATTATTCTGTCCGCAGGTGGGTAAGGTGCATGTCGGCCTTACCGAGGCCTGAGGCTTGCTCACCCTGAATCGAAACGGCCGAACCCATGCCAGGTGCGGTTGATTTTCCGCCCAACTTTGCGCGCACCCCTTCTTCGACACGCTTGCCGGTTTCCGCATCGATGGTGCGCCAGTATTCGAAGGCGCGCAACAGCACCTTTTCGCTGACGCCATCGCAAAGATGGCCAACCACGTTTTCGACGAGACGACCACGGGCTGCCTCGTCCATGACGTCGCGCACCAACGCGCCTGCCTGGCTCCAGTCGTCGTCATCTGCGCGAAGGGTATAGGCCGCGCGAACCAGTTCGCCATCGGCCTGCCAGATCCCGGCTTCGTAAGGATCGGTCTGGGCTGCAGGGCCGCCGTAGCTGTTGGGCGCATAGACCGGATCGGAAGCTTTCTCGATGCGCATCGCACCCGCTGTCGAATAGCTGTTCACGGGTGCTGTCGGACGGTTCACCGGGATTTGCTTGTAGTTGACGCCAAGTCGCGCGCGATGGGCGTCTGCATAGGAAAATCCGCGAGCCAGCAGCATCTTGTCGGGCGAAAGGCCGACGCCGGGGACCATATTGTTGGGTTCGAAAGCCAGTTGTTCGATTTCGGTGTGGAAATCGGTGGGATTGCGGGTGAGCGTCAGCTTGCCGACTTCGATCAGGGGATAGTCCTCATGTGGCCAGACCTTGGTGAGATCGAAGGGGTTGAGCCGATAGGTCTTGGCGTCTTCATAAGGCATGACCTGCCAATAGAGCGTCCAGCTGGGGTGATCGCCACGCGCGATGGCCTCGAACAGATCGCGACGATGGTAGTCCCCGTCCTTGCCTGCCATCGCGTCGGCATCGTCCTGGCTGAAATAGGCATTGCCGTCGCCGAGATCGGTCTTGAAGTGGAACTTCACCCAGAACCGCTCGCCCTCGGCATTGACCAGCGAATAGGTGTGACTTGAATAGCCGTTCATCTCGCGCCAAGTCTTGGGAATGCCGCGATCGCCCATCAGATAGGCCACCTGATGGGCGCTTTCGGGCGAAAGCGTCCAGAAGTCCCACTGCATATCGTGATCGCGCAGGCCATTATCGGCGCGGCGCTTCTGTGAGCGGATGAAGTGCTGGAACTTCATGGGATCGCGGATGAAGAAGATCGGCGTGTTGTTGCCGACCATGTCGAAATTGCCTTCCTCGGTATAGAACTTCACCGAGAAACCGCGCGGATCGCGCCAGGTGTCCGGGCTACCGCGCTCGCCTGCGACGGTCGAGAAGCGCATGGCGGTATCGGTCTTGGCACCCGGCTGGAAGACCTTCGCCTTGGTATAGCGGGTGACATCACCGGTCGTCTCGAAATGCCCGAAAGCGCCGCTGCCCTTGGCATGAGGTTGACGCTCGGGATACGCTCGCGGTTGAAGTTGGCCATCTGCTCGAGCAGGTAGTGATCGTTAAGGACGATCGGGCCATCGGCCCCAACACTCAGCGAGTGCTCGTCGCTCTGGACCGGGATGCCGGCGTCGTTGGTCGTGCGCGGGGCGGTGCTATCAGTCATGGGGGCTCCTGTTTTTTTCTTACAGCGTGGCTTACGGGCGAGGGAGGCAGATGTTCCCGGTCGGTATCGTCTATGCGGCGGAGGGGCGTTGAGGAGCTGGCAGAAGTGGAGGCAATGCCTCGCGCTGCTTTTGCCGCATGGCTGCATAGCTGGCGATTGCAGCCGAGCCGAGGAGCGCAAAGATATCTTCCGCAATGGCAACGGGGCGATCACGTCCGATAGCTCGGGCCAACGCGAGTCTCGCCCGGTAGCTGAGATAGCCTCCGGCGATGGCGGCTGCGGCCCCAATGCCTGCCGAAAGCCAGGCTTTGCCGGGCCGGGCGGCGGCTGCCCCCGAAACAGCGCCTCCAAAGGCGCGACCGGCAAGGGCGGCAGGGGTGGTTCGTGCTGCGATCCCGGGCTGCTTGTCCGCAAAGAATTCCGCAAGCGCTGCAGCGCCGAGCACCGTGCCAGTCCATTTCGAATTGAGAATGGCCAGCGGCGTGCCGCCAAGGCCAAGGCCGCTGCCGGCAGCGGCCAGGGTAACGGTGGCGGGCGGGGTGAAAGTGCGCTGACCATTGATGAAACCCAGCATCAACGGCATGGCGATATCCTCAACCGTTACCGTGCTGTACGTTGTTGCCGAGGTCCGATTGAGCCGCTCGCGCAGAAATCGGCGCGTCGCTTCCGTGGCCAGGCCGAACACCAGATGCGAGGCATAACCGTACAGGTGGGTTCGCAGCGTATAGCGCCAGGGTGGCCGTGCCAGGCCGAGCAATGGCACAGCCAATTGATCGACAAGCGTTGCCGCGACCAGACCGAAGGCGAGGCCATGCCATCGGGTCAGCTTTGGCTGTGTCTCCGCCATGGCACCGTAAAGGGCGCCGGTAGCCGTTCCGACGATATAGTGTACCGCCGTTCCGCTGGCGGTGCGATCTTCCTTGGAAATGCCTGAACCTGTCAAGACGATGGCCACGCGATTGGCAGCCCGCTCGGTTGCAGGGGCAAGCCCGGCACTGGTGGGCTCGAAGATCGGCGAAACCAGCCGCTGGAAACCGTTCATGATCGCCGACGCTGCGATGCCAGCTACACCGCCTGCTGCAGCACCTGCACCGATGTCGATCAGGGTGTCGACCCCCAGGGTCGTGGGACGTCGCGGAGTTTGGGCGTCGTTCGAAGGGATTTGCAGCATAGCAATTTTGCCTCGTCAGATAGCGGGAAGGGCTCTGCGTTCACTAAGGGAAGGCTCGCGGCTGCCTCGCAGTTCCCGAGGTCAGGGAGACTTTCCTTTCGTCGTAGGGGCAAAATCAAGGGCAACGGGAGGCGGAACGGAAGGTTACATGCAAAGGCGTCAGCAGTGCCGACACTTCTCGGGGAGACTAAGGAGCATGGACGAAACGGACGAACGTTGGATGCGCCGAGCAGTGGAATTGGCCACTAAGATCAAAGGCACATCGCCAGCGGATACGCCGATTGCCGCCGTCATCGTGAAAGATGGCGTGATGCTGGCGGCCTGTGTCAATCGCACACGCGAGACGTGCGATGCGACGGCGCATGCCGAAATTCTGGCGTTTCGGTCTGCCGGGCAAACGCTGGGCGACATGGAACTGCGCGGCGCCACGCTGTATTCCACGCTTCAGCCGTGCGGCATGTGCACAATGGCCGCGATCTGGGCGAAGGTTTCCCGGATCGTTTACGGGGCCGGTCGCGAGGATGTCCATCGCATGTATTTCGAGGATCGGCACCTCGACACCCTCGACTTTCTGGCCGATGCCTGGCGTCGGGATCTTGTGATCGAGGGAGAGTGCCTCACGCAAGCCTGCGCGCAACTGTATTATCGCCCCGATGACAAGGTTCCCTTGGAAGAACAGGGGAATATCTGATCCAGCGGTTCGCGTGTTATCAAGAGCAGCGGGCTGCAACCATACGGCGTGCCTGTGCATTGCAAAGAGGAAGCGTCCGGCATCGTTCGGGTACGCGCTTATCCAACCCTCATTCTTGCAAGGAGCGCTTATGACCAAAGTGCGCTATGCCGTCGTTGGCGGTGGACAGATTTCACAGCAGGCTTTCATGCCGGGTATCGGCAAGACCGATAATTCGCAGCTTGCCGCCCTGGTGACCGGCGATCCGGTCAAGGCCGAGAAACTCGCTGCAGCCTATGGCATCAAAGCCTGGCATTACGACCAGTACGAGGATCTGCTTGCCTCGGGCGAAATCGATGCCGTCTATGTCGCCACGCCCAATTTCCTTCATCGCCAATACGCCGAACCGGCATTGCAGGCAGGCATTCATGTCCTGCTTGAAAAGCCAATGGCCTCAAGCCTTGAAGATGCCCAAGCCATTGTGGCGGCCCAGAAAGCCTCGGGCGCCAAGATGATGGTGGCGTACCGCCTGCATCACGAGCCGGGCAATGTCGAGATGTTCACGCGGGCGAGGCAAGGAGACTTTGGCCTGTTGCGTTCGTTCTCGGCAAGCTTCACGCAGGATGTTCGCGAGGCCAATTCCCGCGGGCACAACGGCTATTGGGGTGGCCCTGTGCCGGATATGGGCACTTATCCCCTTAATGCGGTGCGCAATCTCTTCGGTGCCGAGCCGATTGCGGTACATGCGGTTGGATCGAGCGACCCCGCACGCGGCTTCAATTTCGACGATACCGTTGCCGTGACGCTGACCTTTCCGGACCAACGCGTGGCACAGTTCGTGGCAAGCTACGCGACCGCTTCTTCGGAAAACTTTACTCTGGTCGGCACGAAAGCGACGATCCATGCCTCGCCCTGTTTCATGTTCGGGCCAGATATTGCCGTGACTTATGTCGAGACGCGCGACGGCAACGCCGAAACGCACCGGTTCGATCCAGTGGAGCAGTTCGGCAACGAGACGCAGTATTTCTCGGCCTGCATTTTGGAGGATCTAACGCCCGAAGCGGATGGCGAAGAAGGCTTGATGGACATGCGGGTGCTGGCTGCCGTCGAGGAATCGCTCAAGACCGGCAAGACCGTTCTGCTCGATCCTGCCGATCGTGATCGACGGGTCAGTGCCGATCAGGCCTTGCACCTTCCGCCTGCCGACGAGCCCGGCGAAGATGCGCTGATCAGCGTGATTCCGCAGTCGCCCTAAGTCACGAGCGGGCAGGCCAATAAACGATCCGGCGGGTTTTTCCGCCGGATTTGTCCTGGTCAACGGCCTTGCCGGCTCGCCAGAAAGCGATCTGCGCAGCGCAGCGACAGCGCCATGATGGTGAGCGCCGGATTGGCGCAAAGCGCGCTGGGAAAGATCGAGTTGTCGCAGATATAGAGATTGGGCACATCGAAGCTGCGTCCGTCCCTGTCAACAACGGCAAGGTCACCATCACTGCCCATTCTGCAGGTGCCGATGGTATGGGCAGAGCGTGGCATGGCGACCACCTCTTGTGCACCGGCAGCCTCCCAGATCGCGGTCATGACGTGACGGGCGTGTTGGTCTATCGCCTTCTCGTTTTCGCCATAGCTGAAATCAATCCGCGCCTTGCGCATGCCGAGGGCATCGACTTCATCGGACAATGTGAGCCGGTTGTCCTCGCTCGGCAGACATTCGCCGTTGATCCCGATTCCGGCTAGGCGGTTGTATCCAGTGAGATGGTGCACGAGTTTTTCGCCCCACAGACCGCCTCGTGCAAACGTGTTGGCGAGCGTGACAGGCTGCACACCCAGACTTTGGATGAGATAGCCGCCTGCAAAGGTCACATCAGCGGGACGCACCATGTCTTCGCTGATCAGCGAAGATGGATAGCCCCGGTTCATGCGCATCTCGGCCGTAAACCGACCCCAGACCTGCGTGGCGACATGGGCCATGAAGTTTTGCCCGACCTGACCGCTTGAATTGGCAAGATCGAGGTTGAGCAGCAGCCTGGGCGTCTCGATACCGCCGGCGCACAGAAAGGCGGCGCGGCATCGCTGGCGATGATTGATCCCGCCTTGGCGATAAACCACGGCTGTGATGCGCCCTTCGCTGTCGCGGTCGAGATCGTGGACCATCGCGCCGGGGCGGATTTCCGCGCCATGTGCCTGAGCCAACGGCAGGTAGGTCACGTCCATGCTGGCCTTGGCGGCATTGCGGCAGCCCTGATGACAACTGCCGCAGTTCACGCAAGCACGGCGCTGCCCCCAATGGGGCACCATCGTGTCGCGCGTGACGAGCGCCGCGGGGGCGTCGGTGGCCATAAGATCTGTGGCGGCACAACCTTTTGCCATCGCTTCGGCAGGCGCATTTCGCGCAACAGGAGCCTGCGGATAGCGGCGGTTCGGATCCCACGGATAGGAGGAGGGGCCGGAAATGGCGAGGACCGTTTCGACTTCCTCGATATAGGTCATGAGTTCCGCATGGGCGATCGGCCAATCCTCACCCACTCCGCAAAGCGAGCGCAGTTTCAGGTCACGCGCATCGGGACGCGGCGTGAACGCGCCCCAATGCAGCGTGGAGCCGCCGACGCCCATGCCCGAATTGTTCGCGCCGAAGGCTGTGGGATCGCTGCCGCCGCTCAGGCGCTCGTCCATCCAGTAGATGTCGGCGGCGCGTTCATCAGGCGTATGGTCCGCCGGGCTGAAGCGTCGTCCGGCCTCCAGCACGACTACCGACAGACCGGCAGCGGCGAGACGCGCGGCAAGCGGCGCGCCGCCCGCACCGGAGCCGACGATCACGGCATCGACGATATCGTCGCACGCGAACTTGCGGGTCATGCGACGCCCTGCGGGAAAGGAGATTGCCACGGCTCGCGCTTGTCCGCACCGGTGAGGTGGTAGCCGACAAGCCGGTCCCCATCAGCTCC from Novosphingobium sp. 9 encodes:
- a CDS encoding nucleoside deaminase — translated: MDETDERWMRRAVELATKIKGTSPADTPIAAVIVKDGVMLAACVNRTRETCDATAHAEILAFRSAGQTLGDMELRGATLYSTLQPCGMCTMAAIWAKVSRIVYGAGREDVHRMYFEDRHLDTLDFLADAWRRDLVIEGECLTQACAQLYYRPDDKVPLEEQGNI
- a CDS encoding Gfo/Idh/MocA family protein, producing the protein MTKVRYAVVGGGQISQQAFMPGIGKTDNSQLAALVTGDPVKAEKLAAAYGIKAWHYDQYEDLLASGEIDAVYVATPNFLHRQYAEPALQAGIHVLLEKPMASSLEDAQAIVAAQKASGAKMMVAYRLHHEPGNVEMFTRARQGDFGLLRSFSASFTQDVREANSRGHNGYWGGPVPDMGTYPLNAVRNLFGAEPIAVHAVGSSDPARGFNFDDTVAVTLTFPDQRVAQFVASYATASSENFTLVGTKATIHASPCFMFGPDIAVTYVETRDGNAETHRFDPVEQFGNETQYFSACILEDLTPEADGEEGLMDMRVLAAVEESLKTGKTVLLDPADRDRRVSADQALHLPPADEPGEDALISVIPQSP
- a CDS encoding catalase-related domain-containing protein, which gives rise to MRIEKASDPVYAPNSYGGPAAQTDPYEAGIWQADGELVRAAYTLRADDDDWSQAGALVRDVMDEAARGRLVENVVGHLCDGVSEKVLLRAFEYWRTIDAETGKRVEEGVRAKLGGKSTAPGMGSAVSIQGEQASGLGKADMHLTHLRTE
- a CDS encoding sensor domain-containing diguanylate cyclase gives rise to the protein MHPELDLFTLRLSSTLASAAFGLVFATLWRGRRRDDHLLYWAASSLLYALDLIGFEVFPRAPLAVGMMLYGMLSVVNILAVSGLRRIERRPAFAPWMIGLAGATMAFFAIPVLACRIWPVLPVSLIPISHASGLIVSMAVTGGACIRSGKRSASRAGAIAGCAMLAYIPGYLLAIAAELGWSSGASGLALVAMVSDQLLLGVLNLGLLAVPNEQAHVRLREAALRDPLTKCWNRAGLAEIAARKHGKGIWAVIALDIDNFKPLNDSFGHAAGDVALEQLAMLAMAAAGPHNGEVIRLGGDEFLILLPDGDEHGARIVSQTLEDGIRTLPRASPWTVSMGTAFSLPENLGLSATICRADAALYTAKRQGPGRVAA
- a CDS encoding DUF1440 domain-containing protein, giving the protein MLQIPSNDAQTPRRPTTLGVDTLIDIGAGAAAGGVAGIAASAIMNGFQRLVSPIFEPTSAGLAPATERAANRVAIVLTGSGISKEDRTASGTAVHYIVGTATGALYGAMAETQPKLTRWHGLAFGLVAATLVDQLAVPLLGLARPPWRYTLRTHLYGYASHLVFGLATEATRRFLRERLNRTSATTYSTVTVEDIAMPLMLGFINGQRTFTPPATVTLAAAGSGLGLGGTPLAILNSKWTGTVLGAAALAEFFADKQPGIAARTTPAALAGRAFGGAVSGAAAARPGKAWLSAGIGAAAAIAGGYLSYRARLALARAIGRDRPVAIAEDIFALLGSAAIASYAAMRQKQREALPPLLPAPQRPSAA
- a CDS encoding GMC family oxidoreductase, which gives rise to MTRKFACDDIVDAVIVGSGAGGAPLAARLAAAGLSVVVLEAGRRFSPADHTPDERAADIYWMDERLSGGSDPTAFGANNSGMGVGGSTLHWGAFTPRPDARDLKLRSLCGVGEDWPIAHAELMTYIEEVETVLAISGPSSYPWDPNRRYPQAPVARNAPAEAMAKGCAATDLMATDAPAALVTRDTMVPHWGQRRACVNCGSCHQGCRNAAKASMDVTYLPLAQAHGAEIRPGAMVHDLDRDSEGRITAVVYRQGGINHRQRCRAAFLCAGGIETPRLLLNLDLANSSGQVGQNFMAHVATQVWGRFTAEMRMNRGYPSSLISEDMVRPADVTFAGGYLIQSLGVQPVTLANTFARGGLWGEKLVHHLTGYNRLAGIGINGECLPSEDNRLTLSDEVDALGMRKARIDFSYGENEKAIDQHARHVMTAIWEAAGAQEVVAMPRSAHTIGTCRMGSDGDLAVVDRDGRSFDVPNLYICDNSIFPSALCANPALTIMALSLRCADRFLASRQGR